The Microbacterium trichothecenolyticum sequence CCCGTGACCGCTCCGCCCGTGCAGGTCCATGCCGACGCGGCGTACCCGGCGGGTCCGCCGGCTTCGGACAGGTCGTACGAACCGACCTTCACCACGGCGTTCGTCACCGCCGCATCACCGGTCTTGCCGGTGATGGTCTGGGGGCCGGTTCCCGTCAGGGTCCAGTCCGACACCGTCGAGGAGCCGCCGAAGGTGTTGTCCACCTGCTTGCGCAGGGTCAGCGTGCCCGACGAGGGCTTGTTCACGAGGGTGCAGTCGACGGCGTCGCCGGGAGCGACCGAGGGCACGTCCGAGCCAGCGGCCGACGCGATCGTCACGGTGCGCGTGGAGCCATCGAGACTGGTGACGGTGCACGAGCCGTTGACGAACTCCCAGGCGCTCTGTTGCACCTCGGAGACGCTGACGGTGGCGCGCGACGACACGGTGGCGAAGCCGAGCTGCCACGTGACCGATCCCGAGGCCGGCGTGACCTGCGTGGTCGCCGACGGCGAGCTCGTTCCGGATCCGGCCGTGAACGTGGTCGCGGCTCCGAGCGTCCACCCGCTGCCGTTCGCCGGGTTCTGTCCGGTGAGGTCCTGCACCGTCTTGTGCAGCGTCACGGTGGCGATGAGAGGCGCGTTCGTGAACGTGCAGTCGACCGCGGCCCCCGACCGATCGGGCACGGTGATCGCTGCCTCCGGCGAGGAGGCGGTCAGAATCGTCGCCCCGGTTTCATCCGTACAGACGAGGGTCGTCGCGTATGACGACAACGAGCTGGAGGACCCGGATGCCATCGCCTCACGCACCGTGTAGGTGCGGTTCTGGATCACGGCGAGCGGCCCGACCTGGGCGCTCTGCACCCCGGTGGCCGTGCCCGATGTCGTCGTCGTTGCCGAGACCGTGGTCCCGCTCAACACCGACAGGGTGAACTGATCGGATGCCGCGACGCGGCCGGTGACGTTCTTGCGCACGACGAGACTCGCGGGCGAGTTGCAGCTGGCGAGGTCGGTACTGTTGGCCAGACCGGTCGTGACGTTCTTGATGAGCTCGCCGGTCGTGGCGTTGTACTCGCGCACCGTCGTGCCGTTGCCGAGGAAGAGACCGCCCGTGGTGTTGAAGGCCGCACCGTTGATGTTCTCGAAGTTCGCGGTGGTGAACGAGAACGACTGCGTCGAGGGCAGCAGACCGCCGCTCGCGGAGGCGAGGGCCGCCGCCGACACCGAGTAGACCGAGGTGCTGGTCGCGCTGGCGACGACGTACAGGTTGCCCTGCGCATCGAAGGCCATGTCACCGTTGCCCCCGCCACTGGCCGACGTGTCGATGTATCCCAGGCGAGCGAACCCCCCGGTGCTCGGGAGGTATCGGAAGAGAGTGAATCGGCCGCCGCCGAAGCCGCCGAAGAAGTACGCGCCCGACTTCAGATCCACCGCGCCCGCCACGAAGGCGGAGACGTCGGTGCTGGAGAACCGGTCGCCGGTGCTGTGCCACGCGGAGCCGTCGAAGTACCACATGGTGATGTTGGTGGCCGTGGTGCGCTCGTACGCGAGCGCGGTGGATCCGTTTCGGCCGATGCCGAGTCCGTTCATGCTCTGGACACCGGTCGCCGGCGTTCCGACGTTGGTGACGACACCGTTGGACACACGCTTGAGCTGACCGGTCGCCCCGATCGAGTACAGGTTGTCCGTCGCGCAGACCAGTCCCGCGTTGACGCCACTGGGCACACTGCTGAGCGGCACCAAGGGGGCGGAAGCGGCCAGGGCCGTGGTCGTCGCGACCGCTGGCGAGGCCGCGTGCGCCGCGGGCGAGACGCCGAGGACGAGAGCGAGGCCGACCGCGCCGACGAGGCACGCCCGAAGGCTTCGAATCATGAAGCGCAAAGGAAACTCCAAACACAACCGTTTGCATTGCGGGAACGGAAAAGATCGATCTCTTTGTTGGAGGTTTCGCTTATACAGGCGAATACATCGCCCATTGCTCGCAAAATCGGATTCCCCCAAACCCGAGACCCTCACCGTAACGACGCAGAGTCCGCATGGGAATCTGTTCATACCCCTCTAATACCGTGAGTACTAATACCTCGTACGAAAGAAGGGAACGCCGTCGAGGCGGAGCGAAGACCGCCCAGTGCGATTAGCGCCGATACCCGCCCCCGGGCCTCATCTGCCGCGCGCGGAAGACTCCCGAATCGAAGAGGAAAAGCGCGCGCGAGCCCGAGCGAACGATCAGGCCGAGATTCCGTGGGCCTCGGGGTAGGGCGACGGGGCACCGTAGTAGAAGCCGCGGGCCTGGAGGAACTGGATGGCTTCATCCCGCCCGTGCACCCCGAGCTTGCGGTACAACGAACCCAGTTGAGCCTTCACGGTGTTCACGCTGACACCGTCCTCGAGCGCGATCTGCGGATTCGACATCCGCCGGTAGATGCTCCTGGCCAAGGAGCGCTCACGAACCGTCAGCGCCGGCACATAGGAGAGCTGAGGGTCCCCGGACGCACCGCCGAGGAAGCGGACGATCTCATCCAGGTAGTCGTCCATCTCGGCCGAGATCTTTCGCGCATACCTGAGGGTGGGGAGGAAATCCGTTGCAGCCAGCCCCGAGAACGGCG is a genomic window containing:
- a CDS encoding prealbumin-like fold domain-containing protein encodes the protein MIRSLRACLVGAVGLALVLGVSPAAHAASPAVATTTALAASAPLVPLSSVPSGVNAGLVCATDNLYSIGATGQLKRVSNGVVTNVGTPATGVQSMNGLGIGRNGSTALAYERTTATNITMWYFDGSAWHSTGDRFSSTDVSAFVAGAVDLKSGAYFFGGFGGGRFTLFRYLPSTGGFARLGYIDTSASGGGNGDMAFDAQGNLYVVASATSTSVYSVSAAALASASGGLLPSTQSFSFTTANFENINGAAFNTTGGLFLGNGTTVREYNATTGELIKNVTTGLANSTDLASCNSPASLVVRKNVTGRVAASDQFTLSVLSGTTVSATTTTSGTATGVQSAQVGPLAVIQNRTYTVREAMASGSSSSLSSYATTLVCTDETGATILTASSPEAAITVPDRSGAAVDCTFTNAPLIATVTLHKTVQDLTGQNPANGSGWTLGAATTFTAGSGTSSPSATTQVTPASGSVTWQLGFATVSSRATVSVSEVQQSAWEFVNGSCTVTSLDGSTRTVTIASAAGSDVPSVAPGDAVDCTLVNKPSSGTLTLRKQVDNTFGGSSTVSDWTLTGTGPQTITGKTGDAAVTNAVVKVGSYDLSEAGGPAGYAASAWTCTGGAVTGSQVVVAANAAVVCTITNASKPGAVTWTKTAEKTGGLLAGSRWSITGPGFDASGTEIVDCVASPCAGPDQDPAPGVFRLSNLAWGSYSVRETLAPPGVCREPLVLVLRHRGQRGQHAGHGCPGECAAGRRHAPPHRRSRARQLPDGGRRTADRGTGRCRHPPAATSLSVVVLISPDCTTHSSTRPDGVPSQ